Proteins from a genomic interval of Vibrio casei:
- a CDS encoding molybdopterin guanine dinucleotide-containing S/N-oxide reductase, whose amino-acid sequence MTGISRRRFLKGSGATAGALAIASIQPMPVFASEPKIGRTDGKVLTAGRMGILLAEVKDGKLVNTTNALPQTVENHLQQTGPSQVHTRARIKYPMVRKGYLANPSNPQGVRGKDDYVRVSWEEAYKLVNEQHSRIRKTYGAEGIYAGSYGWHSSGALHDARTLLQRYMGLAGGYVGSLGDYSTGAAQVIMPYVVGSIEVYEQQTTYPVVMEHSDVVVLWGMNPINTLEIAWTAADGQGLEFFHQLKKSGKTVIAIDPIRSETIEFFGDNAQWIAPHPMTDVALAMGIAHTLVKNGKHDAEFIEKYTHGFDKFNDYLLGKTDGVVKDSAWAEKITGVPAKQIEVLAEVFSKNRTMLMAGWGMQRQQFGEQRHWMIVTLAAMLGQIGLPGGGFGFSYHYSNGGNPARDAGILPSISSSINAGATTGGDTSSWLNNGEGVVNALPVARITEALENPGMQYQHNGHTLTYPDIKMVWWCGGGNFTHHQDTNRLARAWQKLELSVVSEIYWTAAAKHADIVLPINSSFERNDLTMVGDYSSQFLSPMKKAVESQYESKSDFDVFGDLSEHLFKGGRDVYTEGRDEMEWLNHFYQIAQKGGRNSRVAMPNFTYFWKENQYIEMKWNEKNAKFVRYADFREDPTMNPLGTPSGKIEIYSKTLASYNLPDCPAHPTWLEPTEYTGSAKDGELQLMTAHSAYRLHSQFNYADVRKKYAIAGKEPVMIHKDDAAKRGIKTGDVVRVFNQRGQVLAGADVTDRIKQGSVCIHEGAWPDFDPETGICRNGGPNVLTLDIPTSRLANGCAANSALVKVEKWIGDTLETQAFEPPKGA is encoded by the coding sequence ATGACTGGTATTTCACGCCGTAGATTTTTAAAAGGCTCAGGTGCTACAGCTGGTGCGTTGGCGATTGCATCAATTCAACCTATGCCTGTGTTTGCGTCAGAACCAAAAATTGGTCGTACTGACGGTAAAGTTTTGACCGCAGGACGCATGGGGATTTTACTTGCAGAAGTGAAAGATGGAAAATTAGTTAACACAACTAATGCTCTTCCTCAGACTGTAGAAAACCATTTACAACAAACGGGTCCATCACAAGTTCATACAAGAGCTCGTATTAAGTATCCGATGGTGCGTAAAGGCTATTTAGCGAATCCATCAAACCCGCAAGGTGTTCGTGGTAAAGATGACTATGTCCGTGTTTCTTGGGAAGAAGCATACAAACTAGTGAATGAACAACATTCTCGCATCCGTAAAACCTACGGCGCAGAAGGTATTTATGCGGGTTCATATGGCTGGCACTCAAGTGGTGCACTGCATGATGCTCGTACTTTGCTACAGCGTTATATGGGACTTGCTGGTGGTTATGTTGGCTCTCTAGGTGACTACTCGACTGGTGCTGCGCAAGTTATCATGCCGTATGTTGTGGGTTCTATTGAAGTTTATGAGCAACAAACGACTTATCCTGTCGTTATGGAGCATTCTGATGTGGTTGTTCTTTGGGGGATGAACCCAATCAACACACTTGAGATTGCTTGGACAGCAGCGGATGGTCAAGGCCTTGAGTTTTTCCATCAGTTGAAAAAATCAGGTAAGACGGTCATTGCAATTGATCCGATTCGTTCAGAAACGATTGAGTTTTTTGGTGATAATGCGCAGTGGATTGCTCCGCATCCAATGACCGATGTGGCATTAGCTATGGGTATTGCACATACCTTAGTGAAAAACGGTAAGCATGATGCTGAGTTTATCGAAAAATACACTCACGGCTTTGATAAATTCAATGATTACTTGTTGGGTAAAACAGATGGCGTAGTAAAAGATTCTGCATGGGCAGAAAAAATTACTGGCGTTCCAGCAAAACAAATCGAAGTGTTAGCGGAAGTATTCTCTAAAAATCGCACCATGTTAATGGCCGGTTGGGGTATGCAACGTCAACAATTTGGTGAGCAACGCCACTGGATGATCGTGACTCTAGCTGCAATGCTTGGACAAATTGGTTTGCCAGGTGGTGGTTTCGGCTTCTCTTACCACTATTCAAACGGCGGTAACCCTGCCCGTGATGCAGGTATCCTACCTTCTATTTCATCAAGCATTAATGCTGGTGCAACAACGGGTGGTGACACTAGCTCTTGGTTGAATAATGGCGAGGGCGTTGTTAATGCTTTGCCTGTTGCTCGTATTACTGAAGCGTTAGAAAATCCAGGTATGCAGTATCAACACAACGGTCATACACTAACTTATCCTGACATCAAGATGGTTTGGTGGTGTGGTGGTGGTAACTTTACTCATCATCAAGATACCAACCGTTTAGCGCGAGCATGGCAAAAACTTGAGCTTTCTGTTGTCTCTGAAATTTACTGGACAGCCGCTGCTAAGCATGCGGATATTGTATTACCGATTAACAGTAGCTTTGAACGTAATGACTTGACGATGGTTGGCGATTACAGCAGTCAATTCTTATCACCGATGAAAAAAGCGGTAGAGTCTCAATATGAGTCTAAGAGTGATTTTGACGTCTTTGGTGATTTATCAGAGCACCTATTTAAAGGTGGTCGTGATGTTTACACCGAAGGTCGTGATGAGATGGAATGGCTGAATCATTTCTATCAAATTGCACAAAAAGGGGGGCGTAACTCTCGTGTGGCTATGCCTAATTTCACTTATTTCTGGAAAGAAAACCAGTACATTGAAATGAAGTGGAATGAAAAGAACGCTAAATTTGTACGTTACGCTGACTTTAGAGAAGATCCAACAATGAACCCTCTTGGTACGCCAAGTGGTAAAATTGAGATCTATTCAAAAACACTCGCGAGCTATAATTTGCCAGATTGTCCCGCTCACCCAACATGGTTAGAACCAACGGAATACACAGGTTCTGCTAAAGATGGTGAGTTGCAATTAATGACCGCGCACTCTGCTTATCGCTTACACAGTCAGTTTAACTATGCTGATGTTCGTAAAAAGTATGCGATTGCAGGCAAAGAACCAGTCATGATTCACAAAGATGATGCGGCAAAACGTGGCATTAAAACGGGTGATGTGGTTCGTGTGTTTAACCAACGTGGCCAAGTATTAGCTGGCGCTGATGTGACTGATCGCATCAAGCAAGGTTCAGTGTGTATCCACGAAGGTGCATGGCCAGATTTTGATCCTGAAACCGGTATTTGCCGCAACGGTGGGCCAAACGTATTAACTTTGGATATTCCTACCTCTCGTTTAGCCAATGGCTGTGCGGCAAACTCAGCACTGGTTAAAGTCGAAAAATGGATAGGTGATACGCTTGAAACTCAAGCTTTTGAGCCACCTAAAGGTGCATAA
- a CDS encoding NapC/NirT family cytochrome c: MTMKKRYIAIIVLIGVVIGWITFGGSQAVLHATSTTEFCVSCHTMEKPLHEYQGSVHFSNSKGVRAECADCHIPTHNTVDYLWTKIRASKDIYHEFVTGKIDTEEKYEEHRLEMAQTVWDQLKANDSATCRSCHSFNAMELYEQPKGAREMHISAQKDGQTCIDCHKGVAHMAPQMKLDTSAFDHLYDLAKSTPDNAKHVYPLDFIKMGELATINPTVELDVVKTDGDKRTVTVSGYQMKGAESVIYLGNGKRSILASLTENGQKALKLGEPSTDEYGNEWRTASLTGDITAPVVDSNKSLWEYGEKLDATYCSTCHAKIPPNHFTVNAWGPVAKSMGSRTDISDLNLEILTKFLQNNAKDVVKEQE; encoded by the coding sequence ATAACCATGAAAAAAAGATATATTGCCATCATCGTTTTAATCGGTGTGGTAATTGGGTGGATTACGTTTGGGGGCTCCCAGGCGGTACTTCACGCCACTTCAACCACTGAATTTTGTGTCTCTTGCCATACTATGGAAAAACCCCTTCATGAGTATCAAGGTTCAGTCCACTTCAGTAATAGCAAAGGTGTAAGAGCCGAATGTGCCGATTGTCATATTCCAACCCACAACACGGTTGACTACCTTTGGACCAAAATTCGTGCATCGAAAGATATCTATCACGAATTTGTCACCGGTAAAATTGATACGGAAGAAAAATACGAAGAGCACCGTTTAGAAATGGCGCAAACCGTTTGGGATCAATTAAAAGCCAATGACTCTGCGACTTGTCGTTCATGTCACAGTTTCAATGCCATGGAGTTATACGAGCAACCTAAAGGTGCACGTGAGATGCATATCTCTGCGCAAAAGGATGGCCAAACGTGTATTGATTGTCACAAAGGCGTGGCACATATGGCGCCACAAATGAAACTGGATACTTCAGCTTTCGACCATTTATACGATTTAGCGAAATCGACTCCAGATAATGCTAAGCATGTATACCCACTTGATTTTATCAAAATGGGTGAGTTGGCAACGATCAACCCTACGGTTGAATTAGATGTTGTGAAAACCGATGGTGATAAGAGAACAGTAACGGTTTCTGGTTACCAAATGAAAGGTGCTGAATCTGTTATCTATCTAGGTAATGGCAAGCGCTCAATTCTTGCTTCATTAACAGAAAATGGTCAAAAAGCCTTGAAACTAGGCGAACCATCTACCGATGAATACGGCAATGAATGGCGTACAGCTAGCTTAACCGGTGACATCACAGCTCCTGTGGTTGATTCTAATAAATCACTTTGGGAATACGGTGAGAAGCTAGATGCCACGTATTGTTCTACTTGTCATGCGAAGATCCCACCAAATCACTTTACTGTGAATGCTTGGGGCCCTGTTGCGAAAAGCATGGGTAGTCGTACGGATATCTCAGATTTAAATCTTGAGATTCTCACTAAGTTTTTACAGAACAACGCGAAAGACGTTGTTAAAGAACAAGAATAA
- a CDS encoding DUF2127 domain-containing protein: MSQQVGLRVIATLEASKGILAVLIGFGIYTLFSHDAKQIVIDLIRHCHLNPASYYPHMLVEKIGAITPKNINLLTVGILLYSVIRFIEAYGLWLEKRWTEWFALLSGAIYIPFELYELIQKVDLITVGALVINLLVVGYMIFILKQPKREKSA; encoded by the coding sequence ATGTCTCAACAAGTGGGTTTAAGAGTGATTGCCACGTTGGAAGCGTCAAAAGGTATTTTAGCGGTGCTGATCGGATTTGGAATTTATACATTATTCAGCCATGACGCAAAGCAAATAGTGATCGATTTGATTCGCCATTGTCACTTAAATCCTGCCAGTTATTACCCTCATATGTTGGTTGAAAAGATAGGAGCTATAACGCCGAAAAATATTAACCTGCTCACCGTAGGGATATTACTTTACAGTGTGATTCGCTTTATTGAAGCCTATGGATTATGGCTAGAAAAGCGTTGGACGGAATGGTTCGCGTTACTCAGTGGCGCGATTTACATTCCATTTGAATTGTATGAATTGATACAAAAAGTAGATCTTATCACGGTTGGGGCATTAGTGATTAACCTGCTCGTTGTAGGTTATATGATTTTTATTCTGAAACAGCCTAAGCGTGAAAAGTCGGCGTAA
- a CDS encoding GNAT family N-acetyltransferase, translating to MQKVSVRHCEIDDIEAIKTIYEFPNAYSGTLQLPHPSLKMWQDRLQSIPSNAYAYVAEIDGKVVGNLGVELCVNARRRHVASFGMGVHDDFQGQGVGRALLSTMIDLCDNWLNVKRIELNVYVDNHAAIALYKKFGFQIEGELVEYAFRHGEYVNAYQMARLNQIKN from the coding sequence ATGCAGAAAGTGTCTGTCCGTCATTGTGAAATCGATGATATTGAAGCGATAAAAACCATTTATGAATTTCCCAATGCTTATTCAGGCACGCTGCAACTTCCTCATCCATCGTTAAAAATGTGGCAAGACCGTCTACAAAGTATTCCTTCCAATGCTTATGCTTATGTCGCTGAAATTGATGGGAAAGTCGTGGGAAATTTAGGTGTAGAGCTATGCGTTAATGCTCGTCGTCGGCATGTTGCGTCGTTTGGTATGGGTGTACATGATGACTTTCAAGGACAAGGTGTCGGCAGAGCTTTACTTTCTACTATGATTGATTTATGTGATAACTGGCTGAATGTAAAGCGCATTGAGTTAAATGTTTATGTCGATAATCATGCCGCCATTGCGCTTTATAAAAAATTTGGTTTTCAAATTGAAGGTGAGCTGGTCGAATATGCTTTTCGACATGGTGAATATGTTAATGCTTATCAAATGGCACGTTTAAACCAAATTAAAAACTAA